In the genome of Abyssalbus ytuae, the window ATTTCGGCAGTAATTAACAGCAACGATGTAAAAAAAGCCTTAAACTCTTTACATGAAGAGTTTTTTGAAGAGAATATCAAGCAGCTAAATCTCTTTGTTGTAGGAGTTGGAAATGTGGGTGCTCGTTTCCTGTCACAAATAAATCAGCAAAAGAAATACCTGAAAGAAAAATTAAAACTTAACGTAAGGGTGGTGGCATTATCTAATTCCCGGAAGATGATTTTTAATGAAGGAGGATTGAATCTTAATAAATGGGAGGAAGAATTGCAAAAAGGCGAAGAAGCTAATCTGCAATCCTTTTTTAACAAAGTAAAGCAACTTAATTTAAGAAACAGCATATTTGTGGATAATACGGCTAATGAAGAAGTTGCCAAAACCTATGAACTTTATCTTAAAAACAGCATTTCTATAGTAACGTGCAACAAAATTGCTTCTTCTTCAGATTATGATAACTATTTACACTTGAAAAACTTATCAAGGGAGTACAATGCGCCATTTTTATTTGAAACCAATGTGGGAGCAGGATTGCCGATAATAGATACACTTAAAAATTTAATAGCTTCCGGAGATAAAATAAACAAGATACAGGCAGTTTTATCAGGCAGTTTAAATTTTGTATTCAATAACTTTAATGATAAAAACCCGTTTGATAAGGTGGTAAAACAAGCCCAGGATGAAGGATATACCGAACCTGATCCCAAGATAGATTTAAGTGGGGTGGATGTAATGAGAAAAATACTGATTTTAGCCAGGGAAAGTGGTTATGAAATAGATATTGATGAAATTGAAAATGAATCTTTTTTACCTCAGGAAAGCCTTGAGACTAAATCGGTAGAAGATTTTTATAAATCACTAACTGAAAATAAATCTCATTTTGATAATCTTTACAAAGAAGCAGCAAGTAATGACTGTCGGTTAAAATATGTAGCCCAATTTGAAAACGGAAAGGCAAAGGTAGGCCTGCAACAAATTCCCAAAGACCATCCTTTTTACAACCTGGAAGGAAAAGATAATATTGTGCTTTTTTATACCGACAGATATACTGACCAGCCGCTGATTATTAAAGGAGCAGGAGCAGGGGCCGATGTTACCGCTTCGGGAATTTTTGCCGATATAATAAGAATAGGTAATTTTTAAGAAGGATGAACAGTATAAAAATATTTTGTCCGGCTACTATTGCAAATGTTTCCTGTGGTTTTGATGTTCTGGGGCTTTGTTTAGATAACGTAGGTGATGAAATGGTGGTGAGGAAAACAAAAGAAAAAGGAGTAGTTATCTCTAAAATTGAAGGTCAAAAACTCCCATTGGAAATTCACAAAAATGTGGCCGGGGTTGCCGTACTGGAATTGTTAAAAAACACCCGTACGGAGGTTGGCTTTGATATAGAAATATACAAAAACATAAAACCCGGAAGCGGAATAGGCAGTAGTGCGGCAAGTTCTGCAGGAGCTGTATTTGCTGTAAATAAATTACTGGGTAATCCTTTTACCTTGCATGAACTTGTGCCCTTTGCAATGAAAGGCGAAGAACTTGCCAGCGGGGCTTTGCATGCCGATAATGTTGCTCCTGCATTATTAGGAGGTTTTACTTTGGTAAGAAGTTATCACCCTTTGGATATTATAAAACTGCCTGCTCCGGATGAACTTTATGCTTCAATTATCCATCCGCAAATTGAAGTTAAAACAGCCGATGCACGTTCTGTTTTAAAGCAAAACATACCTTTGCAAACAGCCATCAGGCAGTGGGGGAATTTAGGAGGGCTGATAAGTAGTTTATACACCAATGACTATGAGCTAATGGGGAGAAGCCTTCATGACGATATTGTAGAACCCCTGCGGAGTTTACTTATTCCGGGATTTGAGGATGTTAAAAAAGCTGCACTTCATGCCGGGGCACTTGGTAGCGGAATCTCAGGATCCGGCCCTTCCATATTTGCTTTAAGTAAAGGGAAGGATAAGGCAACCAAGGTAGCCAATTCTATGGCCAAAGTATATGATTTACTGGGTTTAGAATATGATTTACACGTTTCAAAAATTAATATTAACGGCATAAAAGAAATAAATTAAATGAAGTACTACAGTCTTAACCAATCAGGTAAAAAAGAAGCTACCACTACTTTTAAAGAAGCCGTAATAAGAGGATTGGCTCCTGACAGGGGTTTATATTTTCCTGAAAACATACAGCCTTTAGATCAGGATTTTATTAGCAATATTGATAAATACACCCATGAAGAAATTGCTTATGAAGTAATAAAACAGTTTGTAGAAGGTGAAATTCCAGAACAGGATTTAAAACAAATAATTAAAGAGACGCTCTGTTTTGATTTTCCATTGGTAGAAGTAGAAGAAAATATCTGGTCGCTGGAGCTTTTTCATGGCCCTACTATGGCTTTTAAAGATGTAGGGGCACGTTTTATGGCCCGGTGTTTGGGGTATTTTGGTAAAAAAGATAAAACTACCGATGTTACCGTATTGGTAGCAACCTCGGGAGATACAGGAGGAGCAGTAGCCAGTGGTTTCCTGGGGGTGAATGGTGTGAGGGTGGTTATTCTTTACCCGTCCGGTAAAGTAAGTGACATTCAGGAAAAACAACTCACTACCTTAGGCCGTAATATTACTGCTTTAGAAGTTAACGGGGTTTTTGATGATTGTCAGGAAATGGTAAAAACAGCTTTTCTGGATCGTGATTTAAAATCCCAGAACCTTACTTCGGCAAATTCTATTAATATTGCCCGCTGGTTACCCCAAATGTTTTATTTTTTCTTTGCATACAAGCAACTAAAGGATAAAAATAAAGAAGTAGTTTTCTCTGTTCCCAGTGGTAATTTTGGAAATATATGTGCCGGCATGATGGCGTATAAATTAGGATTGCCCTTATCACATTTTATAGCTTCAACAAACATTAACGATACAGTGCCCCGATACATTCAAACCGGAAAATATTCGCCAAAACCTTCAGTGCAAACCATCTCAAATGCAATGGACGTAGGTAATCCCAGTAACTTTATAAGGATACAAACTTTGTTTGATAACGATTTTGATTTGCTAAAAACAATGTTTTCTTCTATCAGTTACACTGATGATGCAACCCGTCAGGCTATGCAGCATATTTTTAAAAACAGTGGTTATATAACCGATCCTCACGGAGCTGTGGGTTACCTGGGGTTAAAGGATTATTTAACCAATAGTTCAGGTAAAGCGGGTGTTTTTCTGGAAACTGCCCACCCTGTTAAGTTTCTGGATGTAGTGGAAGAAACATTAGGGGCGAAAATAGAAATACCGGCACAAATTCAATCAGTATTGGGAAAAGATAAAGTAAGTGTGAAGATTAATGATTACAATGATTTAAAATCATATTTACTCGATCGAGGCGTATAGTAAAGATGCGGATTGTTATATATTTGACCGTCGGTTTATTCGGTTCGCTTTATTTTTGGTGGATTTTGCCGGGTATCAAAAACGTCAGCGATCTTGATTAATCCATTTTCTTTGTCTATAGAATAAATAAGTTTGTAGTGTTTAAAAACTAAGTATCTATAATGAATTTAATGATTTTGAAAGGCATTATTTAAATTTTGTTAGAAGCTCAGCACTGCTTTTAAACCTGTTATTCTTGAAATCTAATTCCGATTGTTCTATTCTTTTATTCAATTGTTCTTCAGTCATCGGGCTAAATTCTTCACTGTTTGTATTTTCCCGTTCTTTTCTTAACAGGGTTTCAAGTCGGGAAATAGCCTCTTCGCTCTGAATTTTCAGGAATTCCTGTATAAACTCGATTTTTCTTGACTGTATATCCATTTTTATTCAGGTTTTTTCAAAGGTAAGGATTTCTTAATTTAATAACTTATCTTTTTTTAAAGCAAAATTGTTCTGCTATTGGCCAACCGGGTTTATTTGAAAGACGTTTAAAGAGTATAAAAAGTGATATTTGATTTGAACATCAAAATGAATCAACATTGGTGCTAAGTTCAGCCCGAAAAATATTCCCTTCAAAATAGTATTTAAAAATAAGGTTTCTGCTTCCTTGATTTTAGCCCGTTGGTAAAATCTACGTTGCAGGGACTCCTGCTTTTTTAGTGTTATAGTTAAAAACGGTATCGAACAGTTTTTAACTATTTTCTTTTCCATTATTTTTTGTCATGGTTTTTGCAAATGGCAAAAACACACGCCAAAAAGAGCCCGGGGTGATCCTTTCAGGACTGATTGGCACCATAAATAACCCCACCTTTTGGTTTATTTTCTTTATATTATGTTTGTAGGTGTGGGGAACGGGTTTAATTCAATTATGCATTTTTAGTT includes:
- a CDS encoding homoserine kinase, with translation MNSIKIFCPATIANVSCGFDVLGLCLDNVGDEMVVRKTKEKGVVISKIEGQKLPLEIHKNVAGVAVLELLKNTRTEVGFDIEIYKNIKPGSGIGSSAASSAGAVFAVNKLLGNPFTLHELVPFAMKGEELASGALHADNVAPALLGGFTLVRSYHPLDIIKLPAPDELYASIIHPQIEVKTADARSVLKQNIPLQTAIRQWGNLGGLISSLYTNDYELMGRSLHDDIVEPLRSLLIPGFEDVKKAALHAGALGSGISGSGPSIFALSKGKDKATKVANSMAKVYDLLGLEYDLHVSKININGIKEIN
- the thrC gene encoding threonine synthase, encoding MKYYSLNQSGKKEATTTFKEAVIRGLAPDRGLYFPENIQPLDQDFISNIDKYTHEEIAYEVIKQFVEGEIPEQDLKQIIKETLCFDFPLVEVEENIWSLELFHGPTMAFKDVGARFMARCLGYFGKKDKTTDVTVLVATSGDTGGAVASGFLGVNGVRVVILYPSGKVSDIQEKQLTTLGRNITALEVNGVFDDCQEMVKTAFLDRDLKSQNLTSANSINIARWLPQMFYFFFAYKQLKDKNKEVVFSVPSGNFGNICAGMMAYKLGLPLSHFIASTNINDTVPRYIQTGKYSPKPSVQTISNAMDVGNPSNFIRIQTLFDNDFDLLKTMFSSISYTDDATRQAMQHIFKNSGYITDPHGAVGYLGLKDYLTNSSGKAGVFLETAHPVKFLDVVEETLGAKIEIPAQIQSVLGKDKVSVKINDYNDLKSYLLDRGV